The following proteins are co-located in the Streptomyces sp. DT2A-34 genome:
- a CDS encoding M24 family metallopeptidase encodes MTTAVTGELRADSAELRGFRQVQRMAYECAEAVAARLEPGITEREAARMQREWLRERGVRDWFHLPFAWFGDRTAFVNFRIPLQFFPTNRRLEPGMPFILDMAPVYDGYTADIGYSGSLGINPVQDKLMADLEAHRELILREVRERRPLREIYEDVDRLMVRQGYANRHRAYPFGVIAHKVDRVKQRRWSAHVFGFGTQSLKGLASDALHGHREGWSPLWSPYRFSDHPPQPGLWAVEPHLGFRGTGAKFEEILVVTDSADPEESAFWLDDDLPWGSPRARSFERGGVRRWAEEK; translated from the coding sequence ATGACTACGGCGGTGACAGGCGAACTCCGTGCGGATTCCGCGGAATTGCGGGGGTTCAGGCAGGTCCAGCGAATGGCGTACGAGTGCGCCGAGGCCGTCGCCGCGCGGCTGGAACCGGGGATCACCGAGCGTGAGGCGGCGCGCATGCAGCGCGAGTGGCTGCGTGAGCGCGGTGTGCGGGACTGGTTCCATCTCCCCTTCGCCTGGTTCGGGGACCGCACGGCGTTCGTGAACTTCCGCATCCCGCTGCAGTTCTTCCCCACCAACCGCCGGCTGGAGCCCGGGATGCCGTTCATCCTGGACATGGCCCCTGTGTACGACGGCTACACGGCCGACATCGGCTACTCGGGCTCACTCGGCATCAACCCCGTACAGGACAAGCTGATGGCCGACCTGGAGGCGCATCGCGAACTGATCCTGCGCGAGGTGCGTGAGCGGCGGCCGCTGCGGGAGATCTACGAGGACGTGGACCGGCTCATGGTCCGCCAGGGCTACGCCAACCGGCACCGCGCCTATCCCTTCGGCGTGATCGCGCACAAGGTCGACCGGGTGAAGCAGCGCCGCTGGTCAGCGCATGTCTTCGGGTTCGGCACGCAGTCCCTGAAAGGGCTGGCGAGCGACGCGCTGCACGGTCACCGTGAGGGCTGGTCCCCGCTGTGGTCGCCGTACCGCTTCTCGGACCACCCGCCGCAGCCGGGCCTGTGGGCGGTCGAACCGCACCTGGGCTTTAGGGGTACGGGCGCGAAGTTCGAGGAGATCCTGGTCGTCACCGATTCCGCGGATCCCGAGGAGAGCGCCTTCTGGCTGGACGACGATCTGCCATGGGGGTCCCCCCGCGCGAGGTCGTTCGAGCGTGGGGGAGTGCGGCGTTGGGCGGAGGAGAAGTGA
- a CDS encoding ABC transporter ATP-binding protein, which yields MIATESLSKRFPRVTALDRLSVDVGPGVTGLVGANGAGKSTLIKILLGLSPATEGRAEVLGLDVATKGGAIRERVGYMPEHDCLPPDVSATEFVVHMARMSGLPPTAARERTADTLRHVGLYEERYRPIGGYSTGMKQRVKLAQALVHDPQLVFLDEPTNGLDPVGRDEMLGLIRRIHTDFGISVLVTSHLLGELERTCDHVVIIDGGKLLRSSSTTDFTQTTTTLAIEVTDTDDHPDGTRAVRDALHARGVDVLDGNGGLPGAGHILLLTAQGDETYDLVRDVVADLGLGLVRMEQRRHHIAEVFTDSEHGSEQSTDAQRKEAVGHGG from the coding sequence GTGATCGCGACCGAAAGCCTGAGCAAGCGGTTCCCCAGGGTGACCGCGCTTGACCGGCTCTCCGTGGACGTCGGGCCCGGTGTGACCGGACTCGTCGGAGCCAATGGAGCCGGCAAGTCCACACTGATCAAGATCCTGCTGGGTCTGTCCCCCGCCACCGAGGGCCGCGCCGAAGTGCTCGGCCTCGACGTCGCCACCAAGGGCGGCGCCATCCGCGAGCGCGTCGGGTACATGCCGGAGCACGACTGCCTGCCGCCCGACGTCTCGGCCACCGAGTTCGTCGTGCACATGGCCCGCATGTCCGGCCTGCCGCCCACCGCCGCGCGCGAGCGCACCGCGGACACGCTGCGCCACGTCGGTCTGTACGAGGAGCGCTACCGCCCCATCGGCGGCTACTCGACCGGCATGAAGCAGCGCGTGAAGCTGGCACAGGCCCTGGTGCACGACCCGCAGCTGGTCTTCCTGGACGAGCCGACCAACGGCCTCGACCCGGTCGGCCGCGACGAGATGCTCGGCCTCATCCGCCGCATCCACACCGACTTCGGCATCTCGGTCCTGGTCACCTCGCACCTCCTGGGCGAACTGGAGCGCACCTGCGACCACGTCGTCATCATCGACGGCGGCAAGCTCCTGCGCTCCAGCTCCACCACCGACTTCACCCAGACCACGACGACCCTCGCCATCGAGGTCACCGACACCGACGACCACCCGGACGGCACCCGCGCGGTGCGCGACGCGCTCCACGCGCGCGGGGTGGACGTTCTCGACGGCAACGGCGGCCTCCCGGGCGCCGGTCACATCCTGCTGCTCACCGCGCAGGGCGACGAGACCTACGACCTGGTGCGCGACGTGGTCGCCGACCTCGGCCTCGGCCTGGTGCGCATGGAACAGCGCCGGCACCACATCGCGGAGGTCTTCACGGACAGCGAGCACGGCAGCGAGCAGAGCACCGACGCACAGCGGAAGGAGGCCGTCGGCCATGGCGGTTGA
- a CDS encoding ABC transporter permease, whose protein sequence is MAVEHPVATQSGDQTRIHNIGYRTYDGPRLGRSYATRSLYSQSLRGAYGLGRSVKSKVLPMLLFVVMCVPAAIMVAVAVATKAKDLPVDYTRYAIIMQAVISLYVASQAPQSVSRDLRFKTVPLYFSRPIETADYVRAKFAALASALFILTAAPLIVLYVGALLAKLDFADQTKGFAQGLVSVALLSLLFAGLGLVIASVTPRRGFGIAAVIAVLTISYGAVSTLQAIADAQSLGDGGGSSGAIAWIGLFSPVTLIDGVQSAFLGASSAFPGAVGPSNGVGVVYVLVTLGLIAASYGLLMRRYRKVGL, encoded by the coding sequence ATGGCGGTTGAGCATCCCGTAGCCACCCAGTCGGGTGACCAGACCCGCATCCACAACATCGGCTACCGCACCTACGACGGCCCCCGCCTCGGCCGCTCCTACGCCACGCGGTCCCTCTACTCGCAGTCCCTGCGCGGCGCCTACGGCCTCGGCCGCTCGGTGAAGTCCAAGGTGCTGCCGATGCTGCTGTTCGTGGTGATGTGCGTGCCCGCGGCCATCATGGTCGCCGTCGCGGTCGCCACCAAGGCCAAGGACCTGCCCGTCGACTACACGCGCTACGCGATCATCATGCAGGCCGTGATCAGCCTGTACGTCGCCTCGCAGGCACCCCAGTCCGTCTCCCGCGACCTGCGCTTCAAGACCGTACCGCTGTACTTCTCGCGGCCCATCGAGACCGCCGACTACGTACGGGCGAAGTTCGCGGCGCTGGCCTCCGCGCTGTTCATCCTCACCGCGGCCCCGCTGATCGTGCTCTACGTGGGCGCGCTGCTGGCCAAGCTCGACTTCGCCGACCAGACCAAGGGATTCGCACAGGGGCTCGTCTCCGTGGCACTGCTCTCGCTGCTCTTCGCCGGCCTCGGCCTGGTCATCGCATCCGTCACCCCGCGCCGGGGCTTCGGCATCGCGGCCGTGATCGCCGTCCTGACCATCTCCTACGGTGCGGTGTCCACCCTCCAGGCCATCGCCGACGCCCAGTCCCTCGGCGACGGCGGGGGCAGCAGCGGCGCCATCGCCTGGATCGGCCTGTTCTCGCCGGTCACACTCATCGACGGGGTGCAGTCGGCCTTCCTGGGCGCGAGCTCCGCGTTCCCCGGCGCGGTGGGCCCGAGCAACGGCGTCGGCGTCGTCTACGTCCTCGTCACCCTCGGCCTGATCGCCGCGAGTTACGGCCTCCTGATGCGCCGCTACCGAAAGGTCGGACTGTGA
- a CDS encoding ABC transporter ATP-binding protein encodes MTTLSIDHVSRWFGNVVAVNDITMTIGPGVTGLLGPNGAGKSTLINMMGGFLAPSTGTVTLDGQPVWRNEAIYKHIGIVPEREAMYDFLTGREFVVANAELHGLGAKAAQNALATVEMEYAQDRKISTYSKGMRQRVKMASALVHAPSLLLLDEPFNGMDPRQRMQLMDLLRRMGDEGRTVLFSSHILEEVEQLAWHIEVVVAGRHAASGDFRKIRRLMTDRPHRYLVRSSDDRALAAALIADPSTSGIEVDLAEGVLHIQAVDFGRFTALLPRVARDHGIRLLTVSPSDESLESVFSYLVAA; translated from the coding sequence GTGACCACGCTCTCCATCGACCACGTCTCCCGCTGGTTCGGCAACGTGGTCGCCGTCAACGACATCACCATGACGATCGGCCCCGGCGTCACCGGCCTCCTCGGCCCCAACGGCGCCGGAAAGTCCACCCTCATCAACATGATGGGCGGCTTCCTCGCCCCCTCCACCGGCACCGTCACCCTCGACGGACAGCCGGTCTGGCGCAACGAGGCGATCTACAAGCACATCGGCATCGTCCCCGAACGCGAGGCGATGTACGACTTCCTCACCGGCCGCGAATTCGTCGTCGCCAACGCCGAGTTGCACGGCCTGGGCGCCAAGGCCGCCCAAAATGCCCTGGCCACGGTCGAGATGGAGTACGCGCAGGACCGCAAGATCTCCACGTACTCCAAGGGCATGCGCCAGCGCGTGAAGATGGCGAGCGCCCTCGTGCACGCCCCCTCGCTGCTCCTGCTCGACGAGCCCTTCAACGGCATGGACCCGCGCCAGCGCATGCAGCTCATGGACCTGCTGCGCCGCATGGGCGACGAGGGCCGCACGGTGCTGTTCTCCTCCCACATCCTCGAAGAGGTCGAGCAACTCGCCTGGCACATCGAGGTCGTCGTCGCCGGGCGGCACGCCGCCAGCGGCGACTTCCGCAAGATCCGCCGCCTGATGACCGACCGCCCGCACCGCTACCTGGTGCGCTCCAGCGACGACCGCGCCCTCGCGGCCGCGCTGATCGCCGACCCGTCGACGTCCGGGATCGAGGTCGACCTGGCCGAGGGCGTGTTGCACATCCAGGCCGTCGACTTCGGCCGCTTCACGGCCCTGCTGCCGAGGGTGGCGCGCGACCACGGCATCCGTCTGCTCACGGTCTCGCCGTCCGACGAGTCCCTCGAGTCCGTCTTCTCGTATCTCGTCGCGGCGTAG
- a CDS encoding ABC transporter permease subunit: MYDPTVARLTYRALLGRRRALILGALPLLLIAVSVVVRGLAGADDQTASDLLGGLALATMVPIIGVIAGTGAIGPEIDDGSVVYLLSKPVKRSTIIFTKLIVAIAVTMVFSALPTFIAGFILNGNGQQIAVAYTVAALVASIAYAALFLLLGTVSRHAVVFGLVYALVWEALFGSLVEGARTLSVQQWALAVAQKVAGGEMVTSDVGLTTATVLLAVVTVVATWYAGQKLRSLTLAGEE, from the coding sequence ATGTACGACCCCACAGTCGCCCGACTCACCTACCGGGCCCTGCTCGGCCGCCGCCGGGCCCTCATCCTGGGCGCGCTGCCGCTGCTGCTCATCGCCGTCTCCGTGGTGGTGCGCGGTCTCGCCGGAGCCGACGACCAGACCGCGTCGGACCTGCTCGGCGGGCTCGCCCTTGCCACCATGGTGCCGATCATCGGTGTCATCGCCGGCACGGGCGCGATCGGGCCCGAGATCGACGACGGCTCGGTGGTGTACCTGCTGTCCAAGCCGGTGAAACGGTCGACGATCATCTTCACCAAGCTGATCGTGGCGATCGCCGTGACGATGGTGTTCTCGGCGCTGCCCACCTTCATCGCCGGGTTCATCCTGAACGGCAACGGCCAGCAGATCGCCGTCGCCTACACGGTGGCCGCGCTGGTCGCCTCCATCGCCTACGCCGCCCTCTTCCTGCTGCTCGGCACGGTGTCCCGGCACGCCGTGGTCTTCGGGCTCGTCTACGCGCTCGTCTGGGAGGCGCTGTTCGGCTCCCTGGTGGAGGGGGCGCGCACGCTGAGCGTCCAGCAGTGGGCGCTGGCGGTGGCGCAGAAGGTCGCAGGCGGGGAGATGGTGACGTCGGACGTCGGCCTGACGACGGCGACGGTGCTGCTGGCCGTGGTCACGGTGGTGGCGACCTGGTACGCCGGGCAGAAGCTGCGGTCGCTGACGCTCGCCGGGGAAGAGTGA
- a CDS encoding HAD family hydrolase, which yields MSEAAPEASGEVSGGFPYKLIATDLDGTLLRSDESVSQRTRDALTAATAAGAAHIVVTGRSAPWTRHILDDLGYRGLAVCGQGAQVYDAGEHRLLTSVTLDRQLAGVALAKIEAEVGPLFLAASRDGLDGAVLVGPGYAVTGALPSTPFTDASDLWSAPLNKIYIQHPDLSDDELAEAARQAAGGFVTVAMAGEGIVELLPLGLSKATGLSLATRRLGLKAADTIAFGDMPNDIPMFAWSARGVAMANAHEELRAVADEVTSSNEEDGIAVVLERLLG from the coding sequence GTGAGCGAGGCGGCCCCCGAGGCTTCCGGCGAGGTATCCGGGGGCTTCCCGTACAAGCTGATCGCGACCGACCTCGACGGAACGCTCCTGCGCTCCGACGAGTCGGTCTCGCAGCGCACCCGTGACGCCCTCACCGCGGCCACCGCGGCGGGCGCCGCACACATCGTCGTGACGGGCCGCTCGGCTCCGTGGACGCGGCACATCCTCGACGACCTCGGCTACCGGGGCCTCGCGGTGTGCGGCCAGGGAGCACAGGTCTACGACGCCGGCGAGCACCGCCTGCTGACGTCGGTGACCCTGGACCGCCAACTGGCGGGTGTGGCGCTGGCCAAGATCGAGGCGGAGGTCGGGCCGCTGTTCCTGGCGGCGAGCCGCGACGGCCTGGACGGCGCTGTCCTGGTGGGACCCGGCTACGCGGTGACCGGCGCGCTCCCGTCGACTCCGTTCACGGACGCGTCGGATCTGTGGTCCGCCCCGCTGAACAAGATCTACATACAGCATCCGGACCTGTCGGACGACGAGCTGGCAGAGGCCGCCCGCCAGGCCGCCGGCGGCTTCGTCACGGTGGCCATGGCGGGCGAGGGCATCGTCGAGCTGCTGCCGCTTGGCCTGTCCAAGGCCACGGGCCTGTCGCTGGCGACCCGGCGCCTGGGCCTGAAGGCCGCCGACACGATCGCCTTCGGCGACATGCCGAACGACATCCCGATGTTCGCGTGGTCGGCCCGGGGCGTGGCGATGGCCAACGCCCATGAGGAGCTCAGGGCCGTGGCGGACGAGGTGACGTCTTCCAACGAGGAGGACGGGATCGCGGTGGTGCTGGAGCGGTTGCTGGGCTGA
- the serS gene encoding serine--tRNA ligase, translating into MIDLRLLREDPDRVRASQRARGEDVALVDALLSADERRRSSGVRFDELRSEQKNLGKLIPKASGDEKAELLKKASQLAADVKAADAEQTEADEETKRLALQLGNLVHPDVPVGGEEDFVVLETHGTIRDFGAEGFEPKDHLELGEALGAIDVERGAKVSGSRFYYLTGVGALLELALVNAAIAQATEAGFTPMLTPALVRPRAMEGTGFLGQAAENVYHLEKDDYYLVGTSEVPLAAYHMDEILDAEKLPLRYAGFSPCFRREAGTYGKDTRGIFRVHQFGKVEMFSYVAPEDAENEHKRLLDWEKQWLTGLELPFQVIDVASGDLGASASRKFDCEAWIPTQGKYRELTSASNCDGFQARRLSVRMRDGKKVQPLATLNGTLCAVPRTIVAILENHQQADGSVRVPEVLRPYLGGREVLEPVAK; encoded by the coding sequence GTGATTGACCTTCGCCTGCTCCGTGAGGACCCCGACCGAGTGCGCGCCTCGCAGCGCGCCCGTGGAGAGGACGTCGCGCTCGTCGACGCCCTCCTGTCTGCCGACGAGCGGCGCAGGTCGTCCGGCGTCCGCTTCGACGAGCTGCGTTCCGAGCAGAAGAACCTCGGCAAGCTCATCCCCAAGGCCTCCGGCGACGAGAAGGCCGAGCTGCTGAAGAAGGCGAGCCAGCTGGCCGCCGACGTCAAGGCGGCCGACGCCGAGCAGACCGAGGCCGACGAGGAGACCAAGCGCCTCGCGCTCCAGCTCGGCAACCTCGTGCACCCCGACGTCCCGGTCGGCGGCGAGGAGGACTTCGTCGTCCTGGAGACGCACGGCACCATCCGCGACTTCGGCGCCGAGGGCTTCGAGCCCAAGGACCACCTGGAGCTCGGCGAGGCGCTGGGCGCCATCGACGTCGAGCGCGGCGCCAAGGTGTCCGGCTCGCGCTTCTACTACCTGACCGGCGTCGGCGCCCTGCTGGAACTGGCCCTGGTCAACGCGGCGATCGCCCAGGCCACCGAGGCCGGCTTCACTCCGATGCTCACCCCCGCGCTGGTCCGCCCGCGCGCCATGGAGGGCACCGGCTTCCTCGGCCAGGCCGCGGAGAACGTCTACCACCTGGAGAAGGACGACTACTACCTGGTCGGCACCTCCGAGGTCCCGCTCGCCGCGTACCACATGGACGAGATCCTCGACGCCGAGAAGCTGCCGCTGCGCTACGCGGGCTTCTCGCCCTGCTTCCGCCGCGAGGCCGGAACATACGGCAAGGACACGCGCGGCATCTTCCGCGTGCACCAGTTCGGCAAGGTCGAGATGTTCTCGTACGTCGCCCCCGAGGACGCGGAGAACGAGCACAAGCGGCTCCTGGACTGGGAGAAGCAGTGGCTCACCGGCCTCGAGCTGCCCTTCCAGGTCATCGACGTGGCCTCGGGCGACCTGGGCGCGTCGGCCTCCCGCAAGTTCGACTGCGAGGCGTGGATCCCCACCCAGGGCAAGTACCGCGAGCTGACCTCGGCCTCCAACTGCGACGGCTTCCAGGCGCGCCGGCTGTCCGTCCGCATGCGTGACGGCAAGAAGGTGCAGCCGCTGGCGACGCTCAACGGCACGCTGTGCGCCGTACCGCGCACGATTGTGGCGATCCTGGAGAACCACCAGCAGGCCGACGGCTCCGTCCGGGTCCCCGAGGTGCTGCGCCCGTATCTGGGCGGCCGGGAAGTCCTGGAGCCGGTGGCCAAGTGA
- the pheA gene encoding prephenate dehydratase, translating into MPASYAYLGPEGTFTEVALRTLPEAATRELIPYVSVQSALDAVRVGEAEAAFVPIENSVEGGITTTLDELVAGKPLMIYREVLLSITFALLVRPGTKLSDIKTVSAHPAAQPQVRNWLKKNLPDAHWESAASNADAARLVQEGQYDAAFAGEFAAARYGLEALETEIHDAENAQTRFVLVGRPARPAAPTGADKTSVVLWQRDDHPGGLRDLLGEFATRGINLMLLQSRPTGAGIGNYCFCIDAEGHISDRRVAEALMGLKRICLEVRFLGSYPRADMTPGDVRPPRLGTSDEAFVSAADWVTRCQDGRF; encoded by the coding sequence ATGCCAGCGAGCTATGCCTATCTCGGCCCCGAGGGCACCTTCACCGAGGTCGCCCTGCGCACGCTTCCCGAGGCCGCGACCCGGGAGCTGATCCCGTACGTGTCCGTCCAGTCCGCGCTCGACGCGGTGCGCGTCGGCGAGGCCGAGGCCGCGTTCGTACCGATCGAGAACTCCGTCGAGGGCGGGATCACGACCACGCTCGACGAGCTGGTCGCGGGCAAGCCGTTGATGATCTACCGCGAGGTGCTGCTGTCGATCACCTTCGCGCTGCTGGTCAGGCCCGGCACCAAGCTGTCGGACATCAAGACGGTCTCCGCACACCCGGCCGCCCAGCCGCAGGTGCGCAACTGGCTGAAGAAGAACCTCCCGGACGCCCACTGGGAGTCCGCCGCCTCGAACGCGGACGCCGCGCGCCTGGTCCAGGAGGGCCAGTACGACGCCGCCTTCGCGGGCGAGTTCGCGGCTGCCCGGTACGGCCTGGAGGCCCTGGAGACCGAGATCCACGACGCGGAGAACGCCCAGACACGGTTCGTGCTGGTGGGCCGGCCGGCCCGGCCCGCGGCGCCGACCGGCGCGGACAAGACCTCCGTCGTGCTGTGGCAGCGCGACGACCATCCCGGCGGGCTGCGCGACCTCCTGGGCGAGTTCGCCACGCGCGGCATCAACCTGATGCTGCTGCAGTCCCGGCCCACCGGCGCGGGCATCGGCAACTATTGCTTCTGCATCGACGCCGAGGGGCACATCTCCGACCGTCGGGTGGCCGAGGCGCTGATGGGGCTGAAGCGGATCTGCCTGGAGGTGCGGTTCCTGGGCTCGTATCCGCGCGCGGACATGACGCCGGGAGATGTACGGCCGCCGCGCCTGGGGACGTCGGACGAGGCGTTCGTGTCTGCGGCGGACTGGGTGACGCGGTGCCAGGACGGGCGGTTCTGA
- the efeB gene encoding iron uptake transporter deferrochelatase/peroxidase subunit — MADQSIPEARRPEKALNDGVWESASPGDGASPKEGVSRRRLLGTAGATGLVLGAAGGTVGYAARPAEATPLASLGAGQVMFHGKHQPGILQLLQARGHVVAFDLTAGAGRKEAAALLRRWSETARRLMAGEAAKQDDTDVARDAGPSSLTITFGFGYSFFARTSLEKQRPVSLDPLPDFSSDQLDKARSNGDLWVQIGANDALVAFHALRAIQKDAGQAAKVRWQMNGFNRSPGATAHPMTARNLMGQMDGTRNPKPTDADFDQRIFVPESGSKDPAWMANGSYAVVRRIRMLLDDWEQLSVKEQEDVIGRRKSDGAPLSGGAETTEMDLEKTDKAGNLVVPINAHARITRPDQNGGAAMLRRPFSYHDGIDADGVPDAGLLFICWQADPLRGFVTVQRKLDRGDALSKFIRHEASGLFAVPGGAAEGEYVGQRLLEG, encoded by the coding sequence ATGGCTGACCAGTCCATTCCGGAGGCCCGTCGCCCCGAGAAGGCACTTAATGACGGCGTTTGGGAAAGCGCCTCTCCAGGGGACGGCGCCTCCCCCAAGGAGGGCGTCTCGCGGCGTCGGCTGCTCGGGACCGCCGGTGCCACCGGGCTGGTACTCGGTGCGGCCGGCGGCACCGTGGGATACGCCGCCCGGCCGGCCGAGGCGACACCGCTCGCCTCTCTGGGCGCCGGTCAGGTGATGTTTCACGGGAAACATCAGCCCGGCATCCTCCAGCTGCTCCAGGCGCGCGGCCACGTCGTCGCCTTCGACCTGACGGCGGGCGCGGGCCGCAAGGAAGCCGCGGCATTGCTGCGCCGCTGGTCGGAGACGGCGCGGCGGCTGATGGCGGGCGAGGCGGCCAAGCAGGACGACACGGATGTGGCCCGGGACGCCGGGCCGTCGTCGCTGACGATCACCTTCGGCTTCGGGTACAGCTTCTTCGCGCGGACCAGCCTGGAGAAGCAGCGGCCGGTCTCCCTGGACCCGCTGCCCGACTTCTCCTCCGACCAGCTCGACAAGGCGCGCAGCAACGGCGACCTGTGGGTGCAGATCGGCGCCAACGACGCCCTGGTCGCCTTCCACGCCCTGCGCGCGATCCAGAAGGACGCCGGCCAGGCCGCCAAGGTGCGCTGGCAGATGAACGGCTTCAACCGGTCGCCGGGCGCCACCGCTCATCCGATGACGGCGCGCAACCTGATGGGCCAGATGGACGGCACGCGCAACCCGAAGCCGACGGACGCCGACTTCGACCAGCGCATCTTCGTGCCGGAGTCCGGTTCGAAGGACCCGGCCTGGATGGCGAACGGCTCCTACGCCGTCGTACGCCGTATCCGCATGCTCCTCGACGACTGGGAGCAGCTCTCGGTCAAGGAGCAGGAGGACGTCATCGGGCGCCGCAAGTCCGACGGGGCACCGCTGTCCGGGGGCGCCGAGACGACCGAGATGGACCTGGAGAAGACGGACAAGGCAGGGAACCTGGTCGTTCCCATCAACGCCCACGCGCGCATCACCCGCCCCGACCAGAACGGCGGCGCGGCGATGCTGCGGCGCCCCTTCTCGTACCACGACGGCATCGACGCGGACGGGGTACCCGACGCGGGGCTGCTGTTCATCTGCTGGCAGGCCGACCCCCTGCGCGGCTTCGTCACCGTCCAGCGCAAGCTCGACCGCGGCGACGCGCTGTCGAAGTTCATCCGGCACGAGGCGAGCGGGCTGTTCGCGGTGCCGGGCGGGGCGGCGGAGGGCGAGTACGTGGGGCAGCGGTTGCTGGAAGGGTGA